One Hippea jasoniae genomic region harbors:
- a CDS encoding radical SAM/SPASM domain-containing protein, with protein MKKKTRDYFMMPYSYIDDDWKRFSENYTKKEINELKEAATLPWPPETVLLDVGTICNLDCPFCFNHYGSKISIFDKKINSKEKLINFIKKNGPFKRLAFSGAGEPFLYPYFIEILEELEEYYESIHISTNAQTLKKKDIIRLSKLKIGSIIISTDGADKEIYESLRKGGKFEIFLENLKYLYNVFGDKISIMSVFFKQNSKSLLKFPKLLHNLGISNITLNMVKAVFHPDLDSNNFTNMEDDEILEFLEKLQDECSLYNLNLNFSSSSLKLNNLSNKLKQHKSIYTQRCRQPFTHFQINIDGEVNYCCGGLQTLPKDAFDGDPKQAWNDEEVLKFRIMMAAGYNLKVCKILCNKKFEGSVPDVNILKKILSNKINYSKDDIYIEKIIRFLEQNEYFKDHKIAIFGAGEFTKKFFKNVDSDRLKVEIFFDDKPNNKMINNRKVELFDESKITKNNINLILILSTLYEDIIEAKLSKLNNVKIIKLVSEAIKSLNDQ; from the coding sequence ATGAAAAAGAAAACAAGAGATTATTTTATGATGCCATATTCATATATTGATGATGATTGGAAAAGGTTCAGCGAAAATTATACAAAAAAAGAAATAAATGAGTTAAAAGAAGCAGCAACATTGCCATGGCCACCAGAAACTGTTTTGTTAGATGTTGGCACTATTTGCAATTTAGACTGCCCATTTTGTTTTAATCACTATGGCAGTAAAATTTCTATCTTTGATAAAAAAATAAATTCTAAAGAAAAATTGATAAATTTTATAAAAAAGAATGGGCCTTTCAAAAGATTGGCTTTTAGCGGAGCTGGAGAGCCTTTTTTATATCCTTATTTTATTGAAATTTTAGAAGAATTAGAAGAATATTATGAATCTATTCATATATCTACAAACGCTCAAACTTTAAAGAAGAAAGATATAATTAGATTATCAAAGCTTAAAATTGGATCTATAATCATCAGTACTGATGGAGCCGATAAAGAAATCTATGAATCATTAAGAAAAGGTGGAAAATTTGAAATATTTTTGGAAAATTTAAAATATTTATATAATGTTTTTGGAGATAAGATTTCTATTATGAGTGTTTTTTTTAAGCAGAATAGTAAATCTTTATTAAAATTTCCAAAACTTTTACATAATTTAGGTATTAGCAATATAACTTTAAATATGGTTAAAGCTGTTTTTCATCCTGATTTAGATTCAAATAATTTTACAAATATGGAAGATGATGAAATTTTGGAGTTTTTGGAAAAACTTCAAGATGAATGTTCATTATATAATTTGAACTTGAACTTTAGTTCTTCATCCTTAAAATTAAATAATCTTTCAAATAAACTAAAACAACATAAAAGTATATATACCCAGCGCTGCAGACAGCCTTTTACTCATTTTCAAATAAATATAGATGGTGAGGTGAATTATTGTTGTGGAGGGTTGCAAACCTTACCAAAAGATGCATTTGATGGCGATCCTAAGCAGGCTTGGAATGATGAGGAAGTACTTAAATTTAGAATAATGATGGCAGCAGGTTACAATTTAAAAGTATGTAAAATTTTGTGCAATAAAAAATTCGAGGGAAGTGTGCCAGACGTTAATATATTGAAAAAAATTTTAAGCAACAAAATCAACTATTCAAAAGATGATATTTATATTGAAAAGATTATTAGATTTTTAGAACAAAATGAGTATTTTAAAGATCATAAAATAGCAATTTTTGGGGCAGGAGAATTTACTAAAAAGTTTTTTAAAAATGTTGACTCAGACAGATTAAAAGTTGAAATTTTTTTTGACGACAAGCCAAATAACAAAATGATAAATAATAGAAAAGTTGAGCTATTTGATGAAAGTAAAATTACAAAAAATAACATCAATTTAATCCTCATATTATCTACGCTTTATGAAGATATAATAGAAGCAAAATTATCTAAGTTAAATAATGTAAAAATTATAAAGTTAGTAAGTGAAGCTATAAAAAGTTTAAATGATCAATAA
- a CDS encoding FkbM family methyltransferase, with translation MYYRKYFKKWIEDNIPKNRVIIYPYGDLGIALSKMLDDMGCEVLFFIDDYKKCEYCYKIEDAPLLDEKVILAVEPNNEALITKLKAKCYKKGYKEVDSIELFMAQIITQAYGVPNIANKHYIDKALKYFEPNCFKEFLLRGYPFDYLNKTKEMIAKGYPYDLNAKFQTLTKIENLYFYNDVIIEQNDIVVDAGTSYGWEQQITNFAKYTNNTVYGFEPNKDSFNRIKEETKEIKNIVIFNKALGDSNSTKFFVESSGGSMIVDYETDMKVETVKLDDILEHVDFIKMDIEGYELKALKGAKNLIKKCKPKLAICLYHKPEDIYEIPKFIKEIEPDYKLWIVCNEGFLWSGIKMFGIYYGNRK, from the coding sequence TTGTATTATAGAAAATATTTTAAGAAATGGATTGAAGATAATATTCCGAAAAATAGAGTTATAATTTATCCTTATGGAGATTTAGGGATAGCTTTATCTAAAATGCTGGATGATATGGGATGCGAAGTTTTATTTTTTATTGATGATTATAAAAAGTGTGAGTATTGTTATAAAATCGAAGATGCTCCATTATTAGATGAAAAAGTAATATTAGCAGTAGAACCAAACAATGAAGCTTTAATTACAAAATTAAAAGCAAAGTGTTACAAAAAGGGATATAAAGAAGTTGATTCTATAGAATTATTTATGGCACAGATAATTACTCAAGCTTATGGCGTTCCAAATATTGCTAACAAACACTATATAGATAAAGCATTAAAATATTTTGAGCCAAATTGTTTTAAGGAATTTCTATTGAGAGGTTATCCTTTTGATTATTTAAATAAAACGAAGGAAATGATCGCAAAAGGATATCCATATGATCTGAATGCAAAGTTTCAGACTTTAACCAAGATCGAAAATTTGTATTTTTATAATGATGTTATTATAGAGCAGAATGATATAGTTGTTGATGCAGGTACTTCTTATGGTTGGGAACAGCAAATAACCAATTTTGCAAAATATACGAACAATACTGTTTACGGATTTGAACCAAATAAAGATAGCTTTAACAGAATTAAAGAGGAAACAAAAGAAATTAAAAATATTGTTATTTTTAACAAGGCTTTGGGAGATAGTAACAGCACAAAATTTTTTGTTGAAAGTTCAGGTGGCAGCATGATTGTAGATTATGAAACTGATATGAAAGTTGAAACTGTAAAATTAGATGATATTTTAGAACATGTAGATTTTATTAAAATGGATATAGAAGGTTATGAGCTTAAAGCTTTAAAAGGTGCCAAAAATTTAATAAAAAAATGTAAACCAAAGTTAGCAATATGTTTATATCATAAACCAGAGGATATTTATGAAATCCCGAAATTTATTAAAGAAATTGAACCTGATTATAAGTTATGGATAGTATGCAACGAAGGTTTTTTATGGTCAGGAATTAAGATGTTTGGAATTTATTACGGGAACAGAAAATGA
- a CDS encoding class I SAM-dependent methyltransferase, which yields MNEYVAFYEKYKISPVRQNINNFDIHCKRREGLYRQLGLPKMLFKGKDVLEVGSGGGYNSLATYLMKPSRYVLIEPNKAGFNELLDNFNKRGFKDNVEFYNILLEDFDCKDKFDIVLCEGLIQGLSNRESFLKRLSNFVKKDGFLVITVADEISMFFEILRRYLANELIKNEKNFEGKINILVRAFTPHLDSIKGMTRKYEDWCADLICDAIYNHTFSIVDAIGFFKRDYFFYGASPNIFQDFRWYKSLPIEPTEYNEYFIKQFNSIRHNFINYLKIYREREEKENIELSMLCKRLILIVKSLEKNDNQNKKREMIEILEAISNNLKQVDKNLSLAIHEFIKLSKKENLSPDEVRDMKFLKPLFGRGQIYLSFVKEE from the coding sequence ATGAATGAGTATGTAGCATTTTACGAAAAATATAAGATTTCTCCTGTGAGGCAAAATATTAATAATTTTGATATACATTGTAAAAGAAGGGAAGGTTTATATAGACAATTGGGCTTACCTAAGATGTTGTTTAAAGGTAAAGATGTTTTAGAGGTTGGATCTGGTGGAGGATACAATTCATTAGCTACTTATTTGATGAAACCAAGCAGATATGTTTTAATAGAACCAAATAAAGCAGGATTTAATGAATTATTAGATAATTTTAATAAGAGAGGATTTAAAGATAATGTTGAGTTTTATAATATATTATTAGAAGATTTTGATTGTAAGGATAAGTTTGACATTGTTTTGTGTGAAGGATTAATTCAAGGACTGTCTAATAGAGAATCTTTTTTAAAAAGATTATCAAACTTTGTAAAAAAAGATGGTTTTTTGGTTATTACTGTTGCTGATGAGATTTCAATGTTTTTTGAAATTTTAAGAAGATATTTAGCAAATGAGCTTATAAAAAATGAGAAAAATTTTGAAGGAAAAATTAACATCTTGGTTAGAGCTTTTACCCCTCATTTAGATAGTATAAAAGGTATGACAAGGAAATATGAAGATTGGTGTGCTGATTTGATTTGTGACGCAATATATAATCACACTTTTAGCATTGTAGATGCCATTGGATTTTTTAAGAGAGATTATTTTTTTTATGGGGCAAGTCCGAATATTTTTCAAGATTTTAGATGGTATAAAAGTCTTCCGATTGAGCCTACAGAATATAATGAATACTTTATAAAACAATTTAATTCAATTAGACATAATTTTATAAATTACTTGAAAATATATAGAGAAAGAGAAGAAAAGGAAAATATAGAACTTTCAATGTTATGTAAAAGGTTAATTTTGATAGTTAAGTCATTAGAAAAAAATGATAATCAAAATAAGAAAAGAGAGATGATAGAGATATTAGAAGCAATATCCAATAATTTGAAACAAGTTGATAAAAATCTTTCTTTAGCTATACATGAATTTATAAAGTTAAGTAAAAAAGAGAATTTATCACCAGATGAGGTTAGAGATATGAAATTTTTAAAGCCTTTATTTGGTAGAGGACAAATATATTTGAGTTTTGTTAAGGAAGAATAA
- a CDS encoding radical SAM/SPASM domain-containing protein, which yields MNRKYSKYKIFYYKEKLASLPKSTKEILPPIHIRIKPTNRCNHNCWYCAYRADNLQLGKDMNIRDSIPKDKMFEIIEDCKDMGVKAITFSGGGEPFVYEYFLETVKKIIESKIAFASLTNGSKLKGEIAELFAHHATWLRISIDGWDDESYSKYRNVKIGEFTKILKNIENFKKIGGKCILGISYIVDKNNYKYIYDFAKLMKNLGVDSFKIAPCIVDNSGRKNNEYHSSFFDKAKELAIKTKIELEDDNFEVFDAYHTQLDSFEKNYDWCPYLQILPVIGADLNIYPCQDKAYNLEDGLIGSIKNVSFKEFWFNNKEKFFKINPSKVCNHHCVANEKNTMILEYLNIDKEHLGFV from the coding sequence ATGAATCGAAAGTATTCAAAGTATAAAATTTTCTATTATAAAGAAAAATTAGCATCCTTACCAAAAAGCACAAAAGAGATTTTACCTCCAATTCATATCAGAATAAAACCTACGAATAGATGCAACCATAATTGTTGGTATTGTGCCTACAGAGCAGATAATCTTCAATTAGGCAAAGATATGAATATTAGAGATTCTATACCAAAAGATAAGATGTTTGAAATAATTGAAGATTGTAAAGATATGGGAGTTAAAGCAATTACTTTCAGTGGCGGTGGAGAGCCATTTGTCTATGAATACTTTTTAGAAACGGTAAAAAAGATTATTGAAAGCAAAATTGCATTTGCTTCTTTAACTAATGGAAGTAAATTAAAAGGTGAAATAGCTGAATTGTTTGCTCATCATGCAACTTGGTTAAGGATATCCATAGATGGTTGGGATGATGAAAGTTATTCAAAATATAGAAATGTTAAAATTGGAGAATTCACAAAAATATTAAAAAACATTGAAAACTTTAAAAAAATTGGCGGAAAATGCATTTTAGGAATTAGTTATATTGTCGATAAAAATAATTATAAATATATTTATGACTTTGCAAAACTAATGAAAAATTTAGGTGTAGATAGTTTCAAAATAGCTCCTTGTATTGTGGATAATTCCGGGAGAAAAAATAACGAATACCATAGTTCTTTTTTTGATAAAGCAAAAGAATTGGCTATAAAAACTAAAATAGAGCTTGAAGATGATAATTTTGAAGTGTTTGATGCTTATCACACCCAATTAGATTCATTTGAAAAAAATTACGATTGGTGTCCTTATTTACAAATTTTACCTGTCATAGGCGCAGATTTAAATATTTATCCCTGTCAGGATAAAGCATATAACTTAGAAGATGGTTTGATTGGAAGTATAAAGAATGTTAGTTTTAAAGAGTTTTGGTTCAATAATAAAGAAAAATTCTTCAAAATTAATCCCTCTAAAGTTTGTAATCACCATTGCGTTGCAAATGAAAAAAATACAATGATTTTAGAATATTTAAATATTGATAAAGAACATTTAGGATTTGTATAA
- a CDS encoding class I SAM-dependent methyltransferase, with amino-acid sequence MGRFLNIVNKLHKRTKRDYISRMIDNKVECMIEARKYDKNFWDGDRRYGYGGYKYDGRWQIVAKDLIEEYDLKDGCRILDVGCGKGFLLYELKKLLPSAEVAGFDISKYAIDNAKEEIRDNLFVYDAADVYPFGDNEFDLVISITTLHNLKIYDLKTALEEIERVGKNKYIVVESYRNERELFNLQCWALTCECFFRPDEWIWLYKEFGYSGDYEFIYFE; translated from the coding sequence ATGGGTAGGTTTTTAAATATAGTAAATAAACTTCATAAGAGAACAAAGAGAGATTACATCTCAAGAATGATTGATAATAAAGTTGAATGTATGATAGAGGCAAGAAAGTACGATAAGAATTTTTGGGATGGGGATAGAAGATACGGCTACGGCGGATATAAATATGACGGTAGATGGCAAATTGTGGCAAAGGACTTGATAGAGGAATACGATCTAAAAGATGGATGTAGAATTTTAGATGTTGGATGTGGAAAAGGGTTTTTACTCTATGAATTGAAAAAATTACTTCCAAGTGCTGAGGTTGCTGGATTTGATATAAGTAAGTATGCAATCGATAATGCAAAAGAAGAGATTAGAGATAATTTGTTTGTATACGATGCAGCTGATGTTTACCCCTTTGGCGATAATGAGTTTGATTTAGTTATTTCAATAACGACATTACATAACTTGAAAATCTATGATTTAAAAACTGCTTTAGAAGAAATTGAAAGAGTAGGGAAAAATAAATATATTGTGGTTGAGAGCTATAGAAACGAAAGAGAGCTTTTTAATTTGCAGTGCTGGGCATTAACCTGTGAATGCTTTTTTAGGCCTGATGAGTGGATCTGGTTGTATAAGGAGTTTGGATATAGCGGCGATTATGAGTTTATCTATTTTGAGTAA
- a CDS encoding SDR family oxidoreductase, whose translation MKVCVIGANGLVGNAIVDKLNSLGIECLPLLHRDFDITHIDDFEKIESFCPDIVINTAAYLGVEPCEANPTKAFEVNSLAVKNLAVFCEENGYVLAQVSSDAIFDGKNPPYDENSTPNPLNMYGLTKFNGELMVRNLCSKYYIFRIPILFGKRKNRGNIFIEKMYNLYKSGKKVLNIADDIVSMPSYNVDVAVKMIEIVINRLEFGIYHIFNGGDGASLYDFAKQFFTLMGIDDVTINRAKAKDFSKYEKGKKPLDTRLTSNKLEPLRNWKEALEDYVEKEKKDG comes from the coding sequence ATGAAGGTGTGTGTAATTGGTGCAAATGGGCTGGTTGGAAATGCCATAGTTGATAAACTAAACAGCCTGGGTATTGAATGCCTGCCTCTATTGCACAGAGATTTTGATATTACACATATTGATGATTTTGAAAAAATAGAATCCTTTTGCCCTGATATTGTGATAAATACGGCTGCTTATTTGGGTGTTGAACCTTGCGAGGCAAATCCTACAAAAGCCTTTGAGGTTAACTCGCTTGCTGTTAAAAATTTAGCTGTTTTTTGTGAAGAAAATGGATATGTTTTGGCTCAAGTTAGTTCAGATGCCATATTTGATGGAAAAAATCCGCCATATGATGAAAATTCAACTCCAAATCCATTAAACATGTATGGACTTACAAAGTTCAACGGCGAATTAATGGTGAGGAATTTATGTTCAAAATATTATATCTTCAGGATACCAATACTATTTGGAAAAAGAAAAAATAGAGGAAATATCTTTATTGAAAAGATGTATAATCTTTATAAAAGCGGTAAAAAGGTTTTAAATATTGCTGATGACATTGTTAGTATGCCATCATATAATGTGGATGTTGCCGTAAAGATGATAGAAATAGTAATAAATAGATTAGAATTTGGTATCTATCATATCTTTAATGGTGGCGATGGCGCAAGTTTATACGACTTTGCAAAACAATTTTTTACCCTTATGGGAATAGATGATGTCACTATTAATAGAGCAAAAGCCAAAGATTTTTCGAAATACGAGAAAGGTAAAAAGCCACTTGATACCAGATTAACTTCTAACAAGTTAGAGCCTTTACGGAATTGGAAAGAAGCTTTAGAAGATTATGTAGAAAAGGAGAAAAAAGATGGGTAG
- a CDS encoding transketolase family protein has translation MRNRIANEIFEFCKRDKNGFLIVGDAGFGVWDEFKKQLPQQFLNTGINEQATVGIVSGLALNGHKVFYYNIIPFVLMRCYEQVRNDICYQELPVVLIGIGSGITYAPAGMTHYSVEDITIALSLPNLQIFSPADPAEGIECLRYAIASNKPSYIRIAKSGDKILHTKDIDITKPNYINKSNSNAVLLVHGSIVDEVEKILDIIDIDVVTVPFINSDFDWEEFLRQYEYVFSLEEHFVNGGFGSLLRDRVNKRVYKFGIKNEYIHKIGNRDYLRKYYKIDGNSVGKRILEIMNSGATK, from the coding sequence ATGAGAAATAGAATTGCAAATGAGATTTTTGAATTCTGCAAAAGGGATAAAAATGGTTTTTTGATAGTGGGAGATGCTGGTTTTGGTGTATGGGATGAGTTTAAAAAACAGTTGCCGCAACAGTTTTTGAATACAGGAATAAATGAGCAGGCTACCGTTGGAATTGTTAGCGGTTTGGCTTTAAATGGTCATAAGGTGTTTTATTATAATATTATCCCGTTTGTTTTAATGAGGTGTTATGAGCAGGTTAGAAACGATATTTGCTATCAGGAATTGCCTGTTGTTTTAATAGGGATTGGAAGCGGTATCACCTATGCTCCAGCAGGCATGACCCACTACAGTGTAGAAGATATTACAATTGCTCTGTCTTTGCCAAATCTGCAGATATTTTCACCAGCTGATCCAGCTGAGGGGATAGAATGTTTAAGATATGCGATTGCTTCAAACAAACCAAGCTATATAAGAATAGCAAAAAGCGGAGATAAAATTTTACATACAAAAGATATTGATATAACAAAGCCAAACTATATAAACAAGTCAAACTCAAATGCCGTTTTGCTTGTTCATGGCTCTATTGTGGATGAGGTTGAAAAGATTTTAGATATAATTGATATAGATGTTGTAACGGTTCCATTTATAAACAGCGATTTTGATTGGGAGGAATTTTTAAGACAGTATGAGTATGTTTTTAGTCTTGAGGAGCATTTTGTAAATGGCGGTTTTGGAAGTTTATTGAGGGATAGGGTTAATAAAAGGGTATATAAATTTGGTATAAAAAATGAATATATACACAAGATTGGCAATAGAGATTATTTGAGAAAATACTATAAAATAGATGGGAATAGTGTAGGCAAAAGGATTTTAGAAATAATGAATAGCGGCGCAACAAAATGA
- a CDS encoding transketolase, with amino-acid sequence MIEQHAKNIRKNILKIANLSKSPHVGSALSVVDILTVLYFQILRLQDYEKRDIFILSKAHSAMALYATLYEKGFLKEDELLSYYQNGGVLPAHTDRASNKYIEISAGSLGHGFPIGCGMAYSFRLKESDRKVYVLMGDGESQEGSVWEAAMLAPHLGLNNLTIIIDRNNLQGYGRASELLSYEPIDKKFEAFNWDVFRIDGHNYKEIEETLKIKTSKPKAVICDTVKGKGVSFMENQLKWHYFVVTDELLEEALKELE; translated from the coding sequence ATGATAGAACAGCACGCTAAAAATATTAGAAAAAATATTCTTAAAATTGCAAATCTCTCAAAATCACCGCATGTTGGCTCTGCATTAAGCGTGGTTGATATTTTGACTGTGCTGTATTTCCAAATATTAAGATTGCAAGACTATGAAAAAAGGGATATTTTTATTTTAAGCAAAGCCCATTCGGCTATGGCATTGTATGCAACTTTGTATGAAAAAGGTTTTTTAAAAGAAGATGAATTGTTGAGCTATTATCAAAATGGAGGGGTTTTGCCTGCTCATACAGATAGAGCCTCAAATAAGTATATTGAAATAAGCGCTGGTAGTTTAGGGCATGGTTTTCCGATTGGTTGCGGAATGGCTTATTCATTTAGGTTAAAAGAGAGCGATAGAAAGGTTTATGTTTTAATGGGTGATGGGGAATCTCAAGAGGGTAGTGTATGGGAGGCAGCGATGCTTGCACCGCATCTTGGCTTGAATAATTTAACGATAATTATAGATAGAAATAATCTGCAAGGGTATGGCAGGGCAAGTGAGCTGCTTTCTTATGAGCCGATAGATAAAAAATTTGAAGCCTTTAATTGGGATGTGTTCAGGATAGATGGACATAACTATAAAGAAATTGAGGAAACCTTAAAAATTAAAACCTCAAAACCAAAAGCTGTAATTTGTGATACTGTTAAAGGCAAAGGCGTTAGTTTTATGGAAAACCAGCTTAAGTGGCATTATTTTGTGGTTACCGATGAGCTTTTAGAAGAGGCTTTGAAGGAGCTTGAATAG
- a CDS encoding glycosyltransferase family 9 protein yields the protein MKILIIELGYSETLDKEVSKVVSLGDVIRTTPILEALKEKYKNSKIIFLTHEKSAELVEGNPYIDKLIIWDEFVGFLLLRERFDIVINLEKHPGICALADMIDAWRKFGFRLGNDFEITEYEKKVSFMDYINNKSAKKDYWQKILIEHLGLEWKKQRYSLGYKPKTKEVFDVGLNYKVGLKWPTKAMSKEKWNELYDKLTKLGYRVDWQKGLNNLKEYIDWINQSKLIVTQDSLGLHLAMALNKRVIGLFGPTDYSEIYPYGDVKFLTPKSSCPKMPCYKAVCEYEKFCMDEFDIDDLIEEIKGMI from the coding sequence ATGAAGATCTTGATTATAGAGCTTGGATATTCTGAAACCTTAGACAAAGAAGTTTCAAAAGTTGTATCTTTAGGTGATGTTATAAGAACAACCCCTATACTTGAAGCATTAAAAGAAAAATACAAGAATAGTAAAATAATATTTTTAACGCATGAGAAGTCTGCTGAACTTGTCGAGGGCAATCCGTATATCGATAAGCTTATTATATGGGATGAGTTTGTGGGATTTTTGTTGCTTAGAGAGCGGTTTGATATTGTTATTAATTTAGAAAAACACCCTGGAATCTGTGCATTGGCTGATATGATAGATGCATGGAGGAAATTCGGCTTTAGACTTGGAAATGATTTTGAAATAACCGAATATGAGAAAAAAGTGAGTTTTATGGATTATATTAATAATAAAAGTGCAAAAAAAGATTATTGGCAAAAGATTTTGATTGAGCATTTGGGTCTTGAATGGAAAAAACAGAGATATTCCCTTGGATATAAGCCAAAAACAAAAGAGGTTTTTGATGTAGGTCTTAATTATAAAGTTGGTTTGAAATGGCCTACAAAGGCTATGAGTAAAGAAAAATGGAATGAATTATACGATAAATTGACTAAGTTGGGATATAGAGTTGATTGGCAAAAGGGGCTTAATAATTTGAAGGAGTATATTGATTGGATTAATCAGTCAAAGCTGATTGTAACACAGGATAGCCTGGGTCTTCATCTTGCAATGGCTCTAAACAAAAGGGTTATTGGTTTGTTTGGACCTACAGATTATAGCGAAATTTATCCTTACGGAGATGTTAAGTTTTTAACCCCAAAAAGCAGTTGTCCTAAAATGCCTTGTTATAAAGCGGTCTGTGAGTATGAAAAGTTTTGTATGGATGAGTTTGATATTGATGATTTAATAGAAGAGATAAAAGGTATGATATGA
- a CDS encoding radical SAM protein, protein MVKLKEHHNYVAFFLTLACNLNCPYCINLHNGGSRYKQATRKNLTVEEWIKIANMLELREDLPITLQGGEPTLYKGFDILTKEVKPEIKMDLLTNMMFDVDWFIKNVPVERFTRKAPYAPIRVSYHPGQNDIDDLIYKTKKMEDAGFRVGIYGILHPDEKIKEQVLRAQQKALKENIDFRTKEFLGEYNGKIYGTFKYEGAVCGDKLKYCKCKTTELLIDPAGYVYRCHSDLYAGRNPYAHILDDEFSADMIDEYRECYFYGDCNPCDVKIKTNRFQQYGHTSVDIIDIRDI, encoded by the coding sequence ATGGTTAAACTAAAGGAACATCACAATTATGTGGCATTTTTTCTTACACTTGCCTGTAATCTGAACTGTCCATATTGCATAAACCTTCATAATGGTGGTAGTAGATATAAGCAGGCAACAAGGAAAAATTTAACAGTCGAAGAGTGGATAAAAATAGCAAATATGCTGGAATTAAGGGAAGATTTGCCAATTACTTTACAGGGTGGTGAACCAACTCTCTATAAAGGTTTTGATATCCTAACCAAAGAGGTAAAGCCAGAAATAAAAATGGATTTACTAACAAATATGATGTTTGATGTGGATTGGTTTATAAAGAATGTGCCTGTTGAAAGATTTACAAGAAAGGCTCCATATGCACCAATAAGAGTTAGCTATCATCCAGGGCAAAACGATATAGACGATTTAATATATAAAACGAAAAAGATGGAAGACGCTGGATTCAGGGTAGGAATTTATGGAATATTACACCCAGATGAAAAGATTAAAGAGCAGGTATTGAGAGCCCAACAGAAGGCGTTAAAGGAAAATATTGATTTTAGAACCAAGGAGTTTTTGGGAGAATATAACGGCAAGATTTATGGAACATTTAAATATGAAGGAGCTGTTTGTGGTGATAAATTGAAATATTGTAAATGTAAAACGACAGAACTTTTAATAGATCCGGCAGGATATGTTTATAGGTGTCATTCTGATTTGTATGCCGGAAGAAACCCGTATGCTCATATTTTAGATGATGAATTCAGTGCCGATATGATAGATGAATATAGAGAATGTTATTTTTATGGAGACTGCAACCCGTGTGATGTTAAAATTAAAACCAATAGGTTTCAGCAATACGGCCATACATCCGTTGATATTATTGATATAAGAGATATATGA